The following coding sequences lie in one Glycine soja cultivar W05 chromosome 16, ASM419377v2, whole genome shotgun sequence genomic window:
- the LOC114389817 gene encoding uncharacterized protein LOC114389817, which yields MARRNDRAIADALQALAQAIGNPNRGEAARAVEYQGLDRFQQNNPFAFNGGYNPDGAHNWIRKIEKIFQVMACPEGQKVAFGTYTLVEEAEYWWENTHQCLEAEGQDVTWDVFKRVFLEKYFPKDVRNKKEMEFLELKQGNMTVAEYAAKFEELVRYFPHYQGRDGESSKCVKFLNGLRPEVKQDVNYQGVRQFPLLVNMCRIWNEDSRDKATYYRSIGPMKNKKNGPQHRGKPYSTPPKQYGNCPNNQRTIAMGFVGGSGSKPNTFPT from the coding sequence ATGGCTAGACGGAATGATCGTGCAATAGCTGATGCTCTCCAAGCCTTAGCTCAGGCAATAGGGAAtccaaataggggagaagctgcTAGAGCTGTTGAGTACCAAGGGTTGGACCGCTTCCAACAAAACAATCCTTTTGCTTTCAATGGAGGATACAACCCTGATGGTGCTCATAATTGGATAAggaaaattgagaaaattttccAAGTGATGGCATGTCCGGAGGGGCAAAAAGTTGCTTTTGGTACATATACTCTAGTGGAAGAAGCTGAGTATTGGTGGGAGAATACTCACCAATGCCTAGAGGCTGAAGGTCAAGATGTGACCTGGGATGTCTTCAAGAGGGTATTTTTGGAGAAATACTTTCCTAAGGATGTTAGGAACAAGAAAGAGATGGAATTTTTGGAGCtcaagcaaggaaacatgacTGTGGCTGAATATGCAGCCAAGTTTGAGGAGCTGGTGAGGTACTTTCCCCATTATCAAGGGAGAGATGGTGAAAGTTCCAAATGTGTGAAGTTTCTGAATGGCTTGCGACCTGAAGTGAAGCAAGATGTGAATTACCAAGGTGTTCGTCAATTCCCACTCTTGGTTAACATGTGCCGGATTTGGAATGAAGACTCCCGAGACAAGGCGACCTATTATAGGAGTATAGGTCCaatgaagaacaaaaagaatggaCCTCAACATCGGGGAAAACCGTACTCAACCCCTCCTAAGCAATATGGTAACTGCCCCAACAATCAGAGGACTATTGCTATGGGGTTTGTGGGTGGTAGTGGTAGCAAACCCAATACTTTCCCCACTTAG